In the genome of Dickeya fangzhongdai, one region contains:
- the cycA gene encoding D-serine/D-alanine/glycine transporter: MTEQTHHVPDATGHSDLRRNLTNRHIQLIAIGGAIGTGLFMGSGKTISLAGPSIIFVYMIIGFMLFFVMRAMGELLLSNLNYKSFSDFSADLLGPWAGFFTGWTYWFCWVVTGIADVVAISAYAQFWFPDLSQWISSLLCVLLLLTLNLATVKLFGEMEFWFAMIKIVAIVALIVIGAVLVIMQFTSPSGAVASVTNLWQDGGMFPKGLSGFFAGFQIAVFAFVGIELVGTTAAETKNPKVVLPRAINAIPIRIIMFYVFALMMIMSVTPWSHIAADRSPFVEMFVLVGLPAAASVINFVVLTSAASSANSGVFSTSRMLFGLARQGDAPARFGRLSKRAVPSAGLFFSCLCLLSGVVLIYLIPNVMTVFTLVTTVSAILFMFVWSIILCSYLVYRRNRPQLHQTSAYKMPWGIVMSWVCLAFFAFVMVLLTLQPDTLQALMVTPVWFVVLAIAYQFIRRRRVNALA; the protein is encoded by the coding sequence ATGACAGAACAAACGCATCACGTCCCGGACGCCACCGGGCATAGCGATCTGCGGCGCAATCTAACCAACCGCCATATTCAGTTGATTGCCATCGGCGGCGCCATCGGTACCGGCCTGTTCATGGGATCAGGGAAAACCATCAGCCTTGCCGGCCCATCAATTATCTTCGTTTATATGATCATCGGGTTCATGCTGTTCTTTGTTATGCGCGCGATGGGCGAGTTACTGCTCTCCAACCTCAACTACAAATCGTTCAGCGACTTCTCCGCCGACCTGCTGGGTCCGTGGGCCGGTTTTTTTACCGGCTGGACTTACTGGTTTTGCTGGGTCGTGACCGGCATTGCCGATGTCGTCGCCATCAGCGCTTATGCACAATTCTGGTTTCCGGATCTGTCGCAGTGGATCAGTTCCCTGTTATGCGTCCTGCTGCTGCTGACCTTAAATCTGGCCACCGTCAAACTGTTTGGCGAAATGGAGTTCTGGTTCGCCATGATCAAGATTGTCGCCATCGTCGCGCTGATCGTGATTGGTGCGGTTCTGGTTATCATGCAATTTACATCGCCTTCCGGCGCGGTGGCATCCGTGACCAATCTCTGGCAGGACGGCGGTATGTTTCCTAAAGGACTCAGCGGCTTTTTCGCCGGCTTTCAGATAGCCGTGTTTGCCTTTGTCGGTATTGAGCTGGTCGGCACCACGGCAGCGGAAACCAAAAACCCGAAGGTGGTTCTGCCGCGCGCAATCAACGCCATACCGATACGTATCATTATGTTTTATGTGTTTGCGCTGATGATGATTATGTCGGTTACGCCGTGGAGCCACATTGCAGCAGACCGCAGCCCATTTGTGGAGATGTTTGTGTTAGTCGGCTTGCCGGCCGCCGCCAGCGTTATTAATTTTGTCGTGCTGACTTCCGCCGCGTCGTCGGCCAACAGCGGGGTATTCTCAACCAGCCGCATGCTGTTTGGGCTGGCCAGACAAGGCGATGCGCCGGCGCGTTTCGGTCGGTTGTCAAAACGGGCGGTACCCTCGGCAGGGCTGTTTTTCTCGTGCCTGTGCCTGCTTTCCGGCGTCGTACTGATCTATTTAATTCCTAACGTCATGACGGTTTTCACGCTGGTCACCACCGTGTCCGCCATTCTGTTCATGTTCGTGTGGAGTATCATTCTGTGTTCTTATCTGGTGTACCGCCGGAACCGGCCGCAGTTGCACCAAACCTCTGCATACAAAATGCCATGGGGAATCGTAATGAGCTGGGTATGTCTGGCTTTCTTTGCTTTCGTGATGGTACTGCTGACATTGCAGCCGGATACCTTGCAGGCGCTGATGGTTACGCCGGTGTGGTTTGTGGTTCTGGCTATCGCCTATCAGTTTATTCGCCGTCGCAGAGTCAACGCCCTGGCGTGA